In Leptospiraceae bacterium, one DNA window encodes the following:
- a CDS encoding iron-sulfur cluster assembly scaffold protein, protein MDYVRFKEINDNRQNFGELTNPTIHSVYKNSVCGDNYKLYLNLENGKIVDASYISTGCGFSIVALETLVSLIKNKTIEEARSLKPENIESVFEFPPRKKYYPEFVISALNNALDEIV, encoded by the coding sequence ATGGATTATGTTCGGTTTAAAGAAATCAATGACAATAGACAGAATTTTGGAGAGCTAACCAACCCTACAATTCATTCAGTTTATAAAAATTCTGTATGCGGAGACAATTACAAATTGTATCTAAATTTAGAAAACGGAAAAATTGTAGATGCTTCTTATATATCTACCGGTTGCGGCTTTAGTATCGTTGCTCTGGAAACCTTGGTTAGTTTAATCAAAAATAAAACTATTGAAGAAGCAAGAAGTCTAAAGCCGGAGAATATTGAATCTGTGTTTGAATTTCCACCCAGAAAAAAATACTATCCGGAATTTGTGATCTCTGCCTTGAACAATGCGTTAGACGAAATAGTTTAA
- a CDS encoding transposase has protein sequence MVLNFYEKIFKNINEKDFRCLYHPVFGRSNFPVNISVAIDIIKEMYSLTDEQLYENYHFNYLYQKVLGVDDINRYSFANMKSERV, from the coding sequence TTGGTCCTAAACTTTTACGAGAAGATATTTAAGAATATCAACGAGAAGGATTTTAGATGCTTGTATCATCCTGTTTTTGGTCGAAGTAATTTTCCTGTAAATATTTCGGTAGCCATTGATATCATAAAAGAGATGTATTCTCTGACAGATGAGCAGTTGTATGAAAATTATCACTTCAATTATTTGTATCAGAAGGTGTTAGGAGTCGATGATATTAATCGATATAGTTTTGCGAATATGAAGAGCGAACGGGTATAA
- a CDS encoding transposase: MKRFENDEKEDVNFVATAIRGKENEKELDSLFFTLCDNGLIEQCPNDEIPKSQKLKADGTLIANFESKKCASCPLKEKCVAYKSEKQSRIKIDTKRRWLDERNAKFKSGEYQTLCKLRPPVEGLMETKTKISEGAN, translated from the coding sequence GTGAAACGTTTCGAGAATGACGAAAAAGAAGACGTAAATTTTGTAGCGACTGCAATTCGCGGGAAGGAAAATGAGAAAGAACTCGACTCTCTTTTCTTTACGTTATGCGACAATGGATTGATTGAACAATGTCCAAATGATGAAATCCCTAAATCCCAAAAATTAAAAGCTGATGGAACTTTAATTGCAAACTTTGAATCAAAAAAATGTGCGTCATGTCCGTTAAAAGAAAAGTGCGTTGCATACAAAAGTGAAAAGCAATCCCGAATAAAAATTGATACGAAGCGGAGATGGTTGGATGAAAGAAATGCAAAGTTCAAATCCGGAGAATATCAGACTTTATGTAAATTGCGTCCACCGGTTGAAGGTTTGATGGAAACTAAAACCAAAATATCTGAAGGGGCGAACTAG
- a CDS encoding tyrosine-type recombinase/integrase codes for MLECWKQFSIYIEIEKNYSIHTKAAYLKDLSLFYEFCIQEGVDFLEIEPIDFRSFFAHTLKKQAMDKKTQSRRLSSLRTFYKLLHRNDLIKENPVLSVRFPRTKKNLPKNFSPCETEDLLEHNNLTPNLEKRDKAILEILYSTGIRVFELVGAKLTDLSSDITTLKVLGKRQKERYVFIGEHAKEALQNYLKEREVSNNSEYIFLNQKGKKLTTRGIRYILSTRRKLMGFDKTVTPHKFRHTFATDLLDAGADIRAVQELLGHASLSSTQIYLNVSKDKLREVYRKSHPHAK; via the coding sequence ATGCTTGAATGCTGGAAACAGTTTTCTATATATATCGAAATCGAAAAAAATTATTCTATTCATACGAAGGCCGCCTACCTAAAAGATTTGAGTCTTTTTTATGAGTTTTGCATTCAGGAAGGAGTTGATTTTTTGGAAATTGAACCTATAGATTTTCGTTCTTTTTTTGCCCATACTTTAAAAAAGCAAGCGATGGATAAAAAAACTCAATCCAGAAGACTTTCCTCTTTGCGGACTTTTTACAAACTTTTACATAGAAATGACCTCATAAAAGAAAATCCTGTTTTAAGTGTTCGATTTCCAAGAACAAAAAAAAATCTTCCAAAAAATTTTAGCCCTTGTGAGACGGAAGATTTATTGGAGCACAACAATTTAACACCTAATCTTGAAAAAAGAGACAAAGCTATTTTAGAAATTTTATATTCGACAGGGATACGTGTATTTGAACTTGTAGGAGCCAAGCTAACAGATTTATCTTCAGATATAACTACACTCAAAGTATTAGGAAAAAGGCAAAAAGAAAGATATGTATTTATAGGCGAGCATGCAAAAGAAGCTCTACAAAATTATTTAAAAGAGAGAGAAGTGTCCAACAATTCTGAATATATTTTTTTAAACCAAAAAGGAAAAAAGCTTACCACCAGAGGGATTCGTTATATTTTGAGTACAAGAAGGAAATTAATGGGATTTGATAAGACAGTAACCCCTCACAAATTTCGACATACATTTGCAACTGATCTATTAGACGCAGGAGCTGATATACGTGCCGTTCAAGAATTGCTGGGGCATGCCTCTCTTTCTAGTACTCAAATTTATCTAAATGTTTCTAAAGATAAACTCAGAGAAGTCTATCGCAAATCCCATCCTCACGCAAAATAA
- the hslV gene encoding ATP-dependent protease subunit HslV — translation MEQFHSTTILCVRKNGKVALAGDGQVSMGQTIMKHSAKKVRRLFNNQIVSGFAGSAADAFTLFELFEKKAIEFGGSLSRSAVELAREWRTDRMLRRLEALLIVADKNDSFLISGTGDVISPDDGILAIGSGGNYALSAARALYANTSMEPFEIVKEAMRITADICIYTNDNITIEEI, via the coding sequence TTGGAACAATTTCACTCAACTACAATCTTATGTGTTCGTAAAAATGGAAAAGTTGCACTTGCGGGAGATGGGCAAGTTTCTATGGGTCAGACTATTATGAAACATTCTGCCAAAAAAGTAAGACGGCTTTTCAACAATCAAATTGTATCCGGGTTTGCAGGATCGGCTGCCGATGCATTCACCCTGTTTGAGCTTTTTGAAAAAAAAGCAATCGAATTCGGTGGGAGTCTTTCAAGAAGTGCTGTTGAGCTTGCAAGGGAATGGAGAACAGATCGAATGCTTCGTCGATTAGAGGCTTTATTGATTGTAGCAGACAAAAACGACTCTTTCCTAATTTCAGGAACAGGAGATGTTATTTCACCAGACGATGGAATATTAGCCATTGGTTCTGGCGGCAACTATGCTTTGTCGGCAGCAAGAGCCTTGTATGCAAATACAAGCATGGAGCCTTTTGAAATTGTCAAAGAAGCTATGAGAATTACTGCGGATATATGTATTTATACCAATGACAATATCACAATTGAAGAAATTTAA